Sequence from the Saccharopolyspora pogona genome:
GAGCGCCGCCACCCCGACCTCATCACCGCGCAGTGGTGGAAGGAGGAGCGGGGCTCCCGGGTGTTCGTCGACTTCAACCAGAACGCCCCGCACAAGACGGTTTTCGGCGCGTGGTGCGTCCGGCCCCGGTTGGGGGCGCAGGTGTCGACCCCGATCGGCTGGGACGAACTCGCCTCGACCGAGCCCAACGAGCTCACCATCGCGACGGTGCCGGGCAGGGTCGCGGAGCGCGGCGACCCGTGGGCCGACCGGCAGCCGCAGTCGATCGAGCCGCTGCTGGAGCAGTCGCAGCGGGACATGGCCAGCGGACTGCAGGACGCGCCGTGGCCGCCGGTGTACCCGAAGCAGCCCAACGAGCCGCCCCGCGTCGCCCCGAGCCGCGCCAAGAAGCCCTGACCGGCCTAACCGCACCAGCTTCGCGATTTCGAGCCGGGAGCGGACGCCCAGCTTGGTGAAAACGTTGCGCAGGTGGTATTCGACCGTGCGGTGGCCGATGTAGAGCTGTTCGGCGATCTCCCGGTTCGTCGCCCCTCCGCGACCAGCCGGAAGATCTCGGAATAGGCAGCGGACCCCATCGGCCGATCGGCCAGAGGTCCGCAATTTCCATTGAGGTGATCTCGGTAAGAAGTGGCTGAAGGCGGCCTGCCGGAATGGGTGTGTGATCGGGTAGGGCTGGCCTGGGGAGAGTGGGACGTGGGGTCCCTGGTAGAAGAAGTTCGACCAAGAAACGATCTTCGACCAGGGAAGGCCCCACGTGGTCACGTATTCTGCCAAACTCGATGTTCCCCGTGAACTGGTGCTCTTCCTCAGCAAGCTGCTGGCCGGTGAACGCCGCCGGAAAGGGACCCGCAAGGGGCGCCGGGCGTTGACCACGTTCTGGCAGGCTGTGCTGGTCCTGCGGTGGTTCCGCGACCGCACCGACACCACCAAACTGGCCCGCGATCACGGTGTCGCCCGCGCGACCGGCTACCGGTATGTCGACGAGGGCATCGAGGCGCTGGCCGCGCAGGCCCCGGATCTGCACGACGCCCTGCAACGGGCCAAAGACAACGGCGACGCCTATCTGATCCTGGACGGCAAAAACTTCTCCTCCGACCGTCTCGGCGAAAAGACCACCAGCACCAAAGGCACCGAGATCGACCTGTGGTACTCCGGGAAAACCCGCGAACAAGCCGGCAACATCCAAGCACTGACGGACCCGGACGGGTTCCCGCTGTGGGTCTCCGACGTCGAGCCCGGGTCCGTCCACGACATCACCGCCGCTGAAACCACGTCCTCGGCGCCCTGTACTGGGCTTACTCCCAGCTCGACCTGCCCACCCTGGCCGACGGCGGCTACCAGGGTGCCGGAGCCGGGGTCCTCACCCCGATCAAACACCCCAAAACCAGCAAAGGCCGCCCACTCGACGTCGACAACCAGACCTACAACAAACTGCTGCGCGGCCTGCGCGCCCTCGGCGAACGCGGATTCGCCCTGCTCACCGGCCGTTGGCGCGCCCTACGACACTTCACCACCAGCCCCCGCAAAATCGGCACCATCGTCAAAGCCGCACTCGTACTCACCCAATTCGAACACGGCCGACTCGCATAACCCCCTACTGAGATCACCTCATTGAAATCGAAGGGGCGGGTTCAATGGAAATTGCGGACTTCGCCTACTTCGGCCGGGTGGCCACAGTGGACACCCTGGAGGCTCCGACCAGACCCAGCACCAGGAAAACCCCGTTGATCAGCATCGTGTCGCAGGTGGCGTCGCTGAATCCCCGGGACAGCGCCGGAACCACCGTGGGGTCTGCGGTGCGGAGTTCGCCGATCAGCGCCCCGGCCGATTCCCGGGTGCTTTCGGCCAGCGCATGCGCGGCGAGCAGTTCGGCCTCGGCGGTGCTCGACAGGCCGCCGGCGAGTATTGCCGCGGCGATGGCCGTGCCCAGGGCCGCGCCGAGCTGGCGCACCGTGCTCTAGGTCGCCGCCCCTGCCCGGACTTCGCGGCCGGGATGTCCGCGAGCGTCGTGCCGGTCAGCTGCGCTGCCGCCAGGCCAAGACCGGCGCCGTAGCCGACCAGCAGCAGCGCGAGCAGCCAAGGGGAGATGGCCGGTCCGACGACGAACGCGATCGCGAGGACACCCACGAGCTCCAGCAGCAGGCCGACCACGACGGCCCCGGACGGGCTTCGCTTGGCGGCGAGGTGCCGCGCGGCTGCGCCCGACACGGACGCTCCCACCGCCATCGCGGCCGGCACCAGCCCGGCCGACATGGTGCTCAGGGCCAGGACGTTCACCAGGAACAGCGGGAGCACGAACAGCAGCCCGAACTCGCCGACCGCCACGGCCAGCGCCATGAGGTTGCCCCACCGGAAGGTCGTTACACCGAACAGACCCAGGTCCAGGATCGCCGAGCGGCCGATGCGGTCGCGGTGGCGCTCCCAGGCGACGAACGGGGCGAGCGCGAGCAGCCCGGTCACCGAGGCTTCCCGCGGGCAGCAGCAGAGCCGCGAACACCACCGAGTACAGGCTGTTGATCCACTGCGCGTCGCTGAGGTCCAGCGACAGGCCACCGATGATGACCGGGAGAGCCACGCCGACGATGGTGCCGTCGACGACGATCATCGACAGACCGGTGGCGAGCACCGCCAGCGCCAGCCACTTACGCGGCGACCCGACCGCCGCACTCCCCTGCTCGGTGCTGGTCACCGGAGCGCTTCGGTTCGCTCCTCGGACTCCTCCTTCGCGCCTGGAAGGCTCTTGCGCAGCGACAGGAACAGGTGGATCAGGCCGAGCGTGATCAGGATGTGGCCGAGGCCGGCGATCCCGGAGATCGCGGCGGAACTCTCCTCGCCCAGCACCGTCAACGTGCCGTGCACCAGCATCATCGCGGTGGTGAGGGCCAGGCCGGAGTTGTAGAACCAGAAGAACAGCGTGAACAACTTGTTCCCGGACAGCGCGAACGCCTTGTCCAGCGCCAGCACCACCAGGAAGAACAGCATGCCCAGCGCGAGCAGGTGGGTGTGCAGCCCCGACAGCTCGGTGTCGCCGGTGAAGTCCAGCGCCTTGGTGAACTCGCGGTAGTACAGGCCCGCGGCCAGCCCGAGGATCATGTAGATCAGTGCCGACCAGTACAGCTTCTTCATCGCCGTCGCGCTTCCTTCCAGAACGGGGTTCCGCCGACACCGACTTTGGCCGCAGCCGCCGCGCGGCACATCGCACCGCGGGTTGGCCCTCCGGAATCGAACGGTGCACCGGGAAATCAACCGTTCGAACGATGCGCGGAGCCGGCAGGTGGGCTCACTCGACGACGGGGGTGAGCTGGTGGCGGCGGTAGTGGCCCGGGGCCGTGCCGTGGGCCCGCTTGAAGGCCTTAGCGAAGGCGTATTCCGAGGCGTAGCCGACCTCTTTGGCGATCGCCGACAGCGCCGCGTCGGTTTCGCGCAGCCGGCGGGCGGCGGTGATCATCCGCCACCGGGTCAGGTAGGTCAGCGGCGGCTCGCCGACCAGTGCCGTGAAGCGGCGGGAGAAGGTCGCCCGCGACATCCCGATCCTCGCGCCGAGCTCCTCGACCGTCCACTGGTGGGCCGGTTCCTCGGACGGCACTGTCGTCACCATCGCCCTGCCGTCCATGCAGGACGATCTCGGTTTCTCGGCGTCCGGTCTCGCCTGGGTGGTGAACGCCTACCTGATCGCCTTCGCCGGGCTGCTGTTGCTGTCCGGTCGGCTGGGCGACCTGATCGGCGGCAAGAAGGTGTTCCTGACCGGGCTGATCGTCTTCACCGCCGCGTCGGTGTTGTGCGGGTTGGCGTTCGACCCTGCGATGCTAATCGCAGGGCGGTTCGCGCAGGGCGTCGGCGGCGCGCTGGCGTCCGCGGTGATCCTCGGCATGATCGCGGGGCTCTACCCGCAGCCCGGCGAGCAGGCCAGGGCGATGGGCATCTACAGCTTCGTCTCCGCCGGTGGCGGCGCCATCGGGCTCATCGCCGGTGGTGCCATCACGCAAACCCTGGGCTGGGAAGGCGCCTTCCTGGTGAACGTGCCGATCGGAGCCGCGACGCTCGCGCTGGCGGTCCGCGTGCTGGCCGACGACCGCGGCCTCGGTTTCGGCCGTGGCGCCGACCTGCTGGGCGCGTTCCTGGTGACCGCCGGGCTGTCGCTGGGCGTGTACGCGATCGTGCAGCTGGCCGAGCCGACCAGCAGCGCCGGAACGACGCTCGGTTGCGCCGTGGCCTCGGTCGCCCTGCTGGCCGCTTTCCTGGTGCGCCAGGCGAAGACCGCCACGCCGCTGCTGCCGTACGGATCTTCCGGGACCGGCAGCTCTCGGCCGCCAACGTCGTCGTGGTGCTGGTCTTCGCGGCAGGTTTCGGATTCCAGTTCCTCAACGCGCTGTACCTGCAGCGGGTGCTGGGCTTCGACTCGCTGCAGACCGGCCTTGCCTTCATCCCGGCACCGTTGACGCTCGGCACCACCTCGCTGTTCCTCGCGGCCCGGCTCACCAACCGGTTCGGTGCCCGCAAGGTGCTCTTCACCGGCCTGTTCGCGCTGGGCACCGGGTTGGCGTTGCTGAGCCGCGCCCCGGTTGACGGTGTCTACGCCGTGGACGTGCTGCCGCCCCTGCTCCTGATGGGCGCCGGGATGGGACTCGCGGTGCCGTCCGTCATCACGATGGCCATGTCTGGCGCCGCCCCGAGCGACGCCAGGCTGGCCTCCGGGCTCAACAACACCGCCCAGCAGGCCGGGGCCGCCGTCGGGCTCGCGACCTTGGCCACCCTCGCGGCCAGCCGCACCGGTTCCCGGCTCCAGGCCGGTTCCGATGCGGTTTCGGCGCTGCGGGACGGCTACAGCACGGCTTTCCTCCTCTCCGCCGGCTTCGTGTTCGCCGGTCTCGTCATCGCCTTCTTCACCCTGCGCCCCGCGCGAACCGCCCAGCCGGAACCTGCCCAGCCTGCGGGCGAACCGGCGGCCTGACCACGCCATGGGCGGAGCCCGCTGGGTGCACTCCCGGCGGGCTCCGTCGCACCTCGCTTTCCTGACTCCCGACCTGGCTGCGGAGGCGGAACGAGACCTGTGGCGCGAGAAGCGCCCACGCCCCGGCGAGCGCCGCTAGCTAGGACGCCCGGCGACACGCGCAGCACCGGCAGCGCCAGCACGACGTAGACCGCGTAGAACGACAGGATCACCATGATAGGGGCGCCGAGGGTCAACCCCATGCCGAGCACGAACAGGATCACTGCCCGCACCGCGATCCGGACGCGATCCCGCCGCAGCGCCACGCCGCCGTGCGGAGTTCTGCCTCCGGTGAGCAGCCCGAGCGACAGCCCGGCCAGCGTGACAAACAGGATCGACGCATGCCCGTCGCTGAGCCCGGCCAGCACCGCCGCAGCGGTACCCGCCGAAGGCATCAGCGCCGCCGGCCCGATGTGCGTGACGAACATGCCCAGCACAGCCAGGACACGGGCCAGGTCGACGCCGTGCAAGCGTTTTCTGGCGGGTGGGGCACGGCTGCGCCGCGTGCGCGCCGGACATCTCGACAGCACCGGGCGGCGCTGCTG
This genomic interval carries:
- a CDS encoding MFS transporter, translating into MTGLLALAPFVAWERHRDRIGRSAILDLGLFGVTTFRWGNLMALAVAVGEFGLLFVLPLFLVNVLALSTMSAGLVPAAMAVGASVSGAAARHLAAKRSPSGAVVVGLLLELVGVLAIAFVVGPAISPWLLALLLVGYGAGLGLAAAQLTGTTLADIPAAKSGQGRRPRARCASSARPWARPSPRQYSPAACRAPPRPNCSPRMRWPKAPGNRPGR
- a CDS encoding DUF2871 domain-containing protein; translated protein: MKKLYWSALIYMILGLAAGLYYREFTKALDFTGDTELSGLHTHLLALGMLFFLVVLALDKAFALSGNKLFTLFFWFYNSGLALTTAMMLVHGTLTVLGEESSAAISGIAGLGHILITLGLIHLFLSLRKSLPGAKEESEERTEALR